The Punica granatum isolate Tunisia-2019 chromosome 4, ASM765513v2, whole genome shotgun sequence genome has a window encoding:
- the LOC116202250 gene encoding fasciclin-like arabinogalactan protein 7: protein MELKFPIYFMASAILVLLHPKAGLAQTIAGPPSFSPTPAPAPAPDFVNLTDLFSVAGPFHTFLSYLQSTKVIDTFQNQANDTEEGITIFVPKDSAFSSLKKPSLSNLTEDQLRSLCLFHAMPHYYTLADFKNLTDLSPVSTFGGGQYGLNFTDDKGTIHLSSGLTNTKVSSSVHSTDPVAVYQIDKILLPEAIFGTDILVSDAPAPAPDITPVADSPTDATTGGHSTSSMNTSSSPRTASWSQWSRLLWAVPYGMMMLVM from the coding sequence ATGGAACTTAAATTCCCCATTTATTTCATGGCAAGTGCCATTCTAGTGCTGCTACATCCTAAGGCAGGACTCGCTCAGACGATCGCGGGCCCGCCGTCCTTCAGCCCGACCCCTGCCCCGGCTCCAGCCCCGGACTTCGTGAACCTCACGGACCTGTTCAGCGTGGCAGGCCCGTTCCACACGTTCCTGAGCTACCTCCAGTCGACCAAGGTGATTGACACGTTCCAGAACCAGGCCAACGACACTGAGGAGGGGATCACGATATTCGTCCCCAAGGACAGCGCCTTCTCCTCCCTCAAGAAGCCTTCACTGTCGAACCTCACTGAGGACCAGCTCAGGTCACTCTGCCTCTTCCACGCCATGCCTCATTACTACACGCTGGCTGACTTCAAGAATCTGACCGACCTTAGCCCGGTCAGCACGTTCGGAGGCGGGCAGTACGGCCTGAACTTCACGGATGACAAGGGCACGATCCACCTCAGCTCGGGGTTGACTAACACGAAAGTTAGCAGCAGCGTGCACTCTACTGATCCCGTGGCCGTGTACCAAATAGATAAGATCCTTCTCCCCGAGGCAATCTTCGGAACCGACATTCTGGTGAGTGATGCCCCAGCCCCAGCGCCAGATATTACCCCCGTTGCGGATTCTCCCACGGATGCGACTACTGGTGGGCACTCCACCTCGTCCATGAACACGAGTTCTTCCCCGAGAACCGCCAGTTGGAGCCAATGGAGCCGCCTTCTGTGGGCAGTTCCGTACGGGATGATGATGCTCGTCATGTGA
- the LOC116203405 gene encoding rho GDP-dissociation inhibitor 1 — protein sequence MSLVSGSVPVSEEMGVEETKEVGENSGTAAVEVKADERVDGGGENDTDDEAREEEDEEGSKLQLGPRISLKQHLEKDKDDESLRRWKEKLLGSVDFDHIGESFEPEVKILSLAIISPGRPNIILPVPENGNPNGLWFTLKEGSSYRLKFTFKVSNNIVSGLKYVNTVWKSGLKVDSTKEMLGTFSPELEPYTHMMHEETTPSGILARGSYSARSKFLDDDDKCYLEINYTFAIQKDWASS from the exons ATGTCTCTGGTCAGTGGTTCAGTGCCAGTTTCCGAGGAGATGGGGGTCGAGGAGACCAAGGAAGTGGGGGAGAACAGTGGGACTGCGGCCGTGGAGGTGAAAGCAGATGAGAGGGTCGATGGTGGCGGAGAGAATGACACTGATGATGAAGccagagaggaagaagatgaggaagGGAGTAAGTTGCAGCTGGGTCCTCGGATCTCCCTCAAACAGCATCTCGAGAAAGACAAG GACGATGAGAGCCTTAGGAGATGGAAGGAGAAGCTTCTTGGGAGTGTGGATTTCGACCACATTGGAG AATCTTTTGAACCGGAAGTGAAGATCCTCAGCCTTGCAATCATTTCTCCTGGTAGGCCCAATATAATCCTCCCTGTTCCCGAGAATGGCAACCCTAACGGCCTTTGGTTTACATTAAAAGAAGGGAGCAGCTACAGGTTGAAATTTACCTTTAAGGTCAGCAACAACATTGTATCCGGCCTGAAGTACGTTAACACCGTTTGGAAATCTGGTCTCAAAG TGGACAGCACGAAAGAGATGCTTGGGACCTTTAGCCCTGAGTTGGAGCCTTACACTCACATGATGCATGAAGAGACAACTCCTTCAGGCATTTTGGCGAGAGGATCGTACTCTGCAAGATCCAAG TTTcttgatgatgatgacaagTGCTACTTGGAGATCAATTACACTTTCGCCATTCAGAAGGACTGGGCCTCTTCTTAG
- the LOC116203406 gene encoding protein bangles and beads-like — protein sequence MAIVESQVETAKTDLPEDATEESTKVVADGNEVGLKAATPQAKEPKEEMAAANTKVETIDKTTATEETEKNDKEITPPPEDESPVEAAVQEIASESVPGETFLQAEPAEKQSVETKDQAKIEAAEVIVTSPEALVTVEAEVTAKADVEAKAVEVKEEERAVETTEKVTEAEVAVKVEAKAIGKADEEGLKEEEKLAETANEVLAIKTE from the exons ATGGCCATTGTCGAG TCACAGGTTGAAACTGCGAAGACAGATCTGCCGGAGGACGCAACTGAGGAATCGACCAAGGTGGTTGCCGATGGTAATGAGGTCGGGCTGAAAGCCGCCACCCCTCAGGCCAAAGAGCCGAAGGAGGAAATGGCCGCAGCCAATACCAAAGTCGAGACTATAGATAAGACAACTGCTACAGAGGAGACGGAGAAGAATGACAAGGAGATCACGCCACCTCCGGAGGATGAATCACCTGTGGAAGCTGCCGTTCAAGAGATAGCATCGGAGTCAGTGCCGGGGGAAACATTCCTGCAGGCTGAACCTGCCGAGAAACAGTCTGTTGAGACGAAAGATCAAGCTAAGATCGAGGCTGCGGAAGTGATCGTGACCTCTCCCGAGGCTTTGGTTACAGTGGAAGCTGAAGTTACTGCAAAAGCTGACGTGGAAGCCAAAGCTGTGGAAGTcaaggaagaggagagagcCGTTGAAACGACCGAGAAAGTTACCGAAGCAGAAGTAGCAGTGAAAGTTGAGGCCAAGGCGATTGGCAAAGCTGATGAGGAGGGActcaaggaggaggagaaattAGCAGagacggcaaatgaagttcttGCAATAAAAACCGAGTGA
- the LOC116203404 gene encoding exopolygalacturonase-like has product MFYICSEKHSDKVRRRRKENAVKMGKMAMESSFMVFVCLIYCVSSSLTQAQVFDVTKYGAKADGSTDMAQAMKTAWTEACASPSPSTILIPRGTFLMSQVSLGGPCKSSMAVQLQGTVKAPADPAQTKGDSWIVIRNINGFKLNGGGTFDGQGKIAWTKNDCHLKKKCTNLPINLRFDFVTNALIQDITTLDSKQFHVNVLGCKNITFQHVTVTAPGDSPNTDGIHIGRSNGVTIVDSIIQTGDDCVSIGDGSQQINITGVTCGPGHGISVGSLGKWKNEEPVVGIFVKNCTITGTMNGVRIKTWPASPAGIATDMHFEDIIMNDVGNPVLIDQEYCPWNQCTDGVPSRVKVSKVSFKNIRGTSSTQVAVQLSCSKALPCEEVELADIDLTFHATNGTATSVCDNIKPVISGTQNPPICSTTSTAQPA; this is encoded by the exons ATGTTCTATATTTGCTCAGAAAAACATTCTGACAAAGTCAGAAGAAGACGGAAAGAAAACGCGGTAAAGATGGGCAAGATGGCCATGGAGTCGAGCTTTATGGTGTTCGTGTGTTTGATTTACTGtgtttcttcttctctgaCCCAAGCCCAAGTCTTCGATGTGACAAAGTATGGTGCAAAGGCTGATGGGTCTACTGATATGGCCCAG GCTATGAAAACTGCATGGACCGAGGCATGCGCATCGCCTAGCCCAAGCACGATTTTGATCCCCCGTGGGACATTCTTGATGAGCCAGGTTTCGCTTGGAGGTCCGTGCAAGAGCTCGATGGCAGTACAACTGCAGGGCACGGTAAAGGCCCCGGCTGACCCAGCCCAGACGAAGGGCGACAGCTGGATCGTCATCCGCAATATCAACGGGTTCAAACTCAATGGTGGCGGCACCTTTGATGGCCAGGGCAAGATCGCCTGGACCAAGAACGATTGCCACCTGAAAAAGAAGTGCACCAATCTTCCTATT AATCTGAGGTTCGACTTTGTCACCAACGCCTTAATCCAAGACATAACAACCTTGGACAGCAAGCAATTCCACGTGAATGTCTTGGGCTGCAAGAACATAACTTTCCAGCATGTCACGGTGACTGCGCCAGGAGATAGCCCCAACACCGATGGAATCCACATTGGTCGATCCAACGGGGTCACCATTGTGGACTCTATCATCCAGACCGGGGATGACTGCGTCTCAATCGGGGATGGGAGCCAGCAGATCAACATCACCGGTGTGACCTGCGGGCCAGGCCATGGAATTAGTGTTGGCAGCCTTGGGAAGTGGAAGAATGAGGAGCCCGTGGTTGGCATCTTTGTCAAGAACTGCACGATCACTGGCACCATGAATGGCGTCCGTATCAAGACCTGGCCTGCCTCCCCTGCTGGGATTGCCACCGACATGCACTTCGAGGATATCATCATGAACGACGTTGGCAATCCCGTGCTGATTGACCAAGAATACTGCCCGTGGAACCAGTGCACTGACGGG gTGCCATCACGAGTTAAGGTCAGCAAAGTCAGCTTCAAGAACATCAGGGGAACATCGTCAACGCAGGTCGCAGTGCAGCTATCTTGCAGCAAGGCTCTCCCGTGCGAGGAAGTAGAGCTTGCCGACATCGACCTCACTTTCCATGCAACCAATGGGACTGCAACTTCCGTGTGTGACAATATCAAGCCCGTGATCTCGGGGACCCAGAACCCACCAATTTGCAGCACCACCAGCACTGCCCAACCGGCCTAA
- the LOC116203403 gene encoding exopolygalacturonase-like gives MATASSLSAFVFLILCISSSLTEAQVFDVTSPKYGAKADGATDMAQALKTAWTEACASPTPSTILIPTGAFLMGQVSLGGPCKSSMTVQVQGMVKAPADPAQMKGDGWIVIQHIDSFTLNGGGTFDGQGKIAWTKNDCAEKKVCTNLPTNLRFDFVNNALIQNITTLDSKQFHVNVLGCKNITFQHVTVTAPGDSPNTDGIHIGRSNGVTIVDTHIQTGDDCISIGDGSQQVNVTAVTCGPGHGISVGSLGKWKNEEPVIGIFVKNCTITGTMNGVRIKTWPASPAGTATDMHFEDIVMNDVGNPVIIDQGYCPWNQCTAGVPSQIKISKVSFKNIRGTSSTQVAVQLSCSKAIPCEEVELADINLTFHATNGTAANGPTTSVCDNVKPVITGNQIPAICRNSTAGPPAAAPGAPANATAPAPAAPGNATAAPHP, from the exons ATGGCCACGGCGTCGAGTTTGTCCGCGTTCGTGTTTTTGATTCTCtgcatttcttcttctctgaCAGAAGCCCAAGTCTTCGATGTGACCAGCCCCAAGTATGGTGCAAAAGCCGATGGGGCTACTGATATGGCCCAG gctttgaaaactgcatggaCCGAGGCATGTGCGTCGCCTACCCCGAGCACAATTTTGATCCCCACTGGGGCGTTCTTGATGGGCCAGGTTTCGCTTGGAGGCCCCTGCAAGAGCTCAATGACAGTCCAAGTGCAGGGAATGGTCAAGGCCCCAGCTGACCCTGCCCAGATGAAGGGCGATGGCTGGATTGTCATCCAACATATTGACAGTTTCACGCTTAATGGTGGTGGCACCTTTGATGGACAGGGCAAGATCGCCTGGACCAAGAACGACTGCGCTGAGAAAAAAGTGTGCACTAATCTTCCCACT AACCTGAGGTTCGACTTCGTCAACAATGCCCTAATCCAAAACATAACAACCTTGGACAGCAAGCAATTCCACGTGAATGTCTTGGGCTGCAAGAACATCACGTTCCAGCATGTCACTGTGACCGCGCCTGGCGATAGCCCCAACACCGATGGAATCCACATTGGCCGATCCAATGGGGTCACCATTGTGGACACCCACATCCAGACAGGGGATGATTGCATCTCAATCGGGGACGGGAGCCAACAGGTCAATGTCACTGCCGTGACTTGCGGGCCAGGCCATGGAATTAGTGTTGGCAGCCTTGGGAAGTGGAAGAATGAGGAACCGGTGATTGGCATCTTCGTCAAGAACTGCACCATCACTGGCACCATGAACGGCGTCCGTATCAAGACCTGGCCTGCCTCCCCTGCTGGGACTGCCACCGACATGCACTTCGAGGATATCGTCATGAACGACGTCGGCAATCCTGTGATTATTGACCAAGGCTACTGCCCATGGAACCAGTGCACGGCTGGG GTGCCATCACAGATTAAGATCAGCAAGGTCAGCTTCAAGAACATCAGGGGAACATCATCGACCCAGGTTGCAGTGCAGCTATCGTGCAGCAAGGCAATCCCGTGCGAGGAAGTAGAGCTTGCCGACATCAACCTCACTTTCCATGCAACCAATGGAACCGCAGCCAATGGGCCCACAACTTCCGTGTGTGACAATGTCAAGCCTGTGATCACGGGGAATCAGATCCCGGCCATTTGCAGAAACTCTACTGCTGGCCCGCCCGCTGCCGCACCTGGTGCCCCGGCCAACGCCACTGCTCCCGCACCTGCTGCCCCTGGCAACGCCACTGCTGCTCCACACCCCTAA
- the LOC116203402 gene encoding threonine--tRNA ligase, chloroplastic/mitochondrial 2 — translation MFVFQRMASSQALFSSFLLSNHPISHTLLAAGLSPAKRLVSLQRRLDPRELPGKHGLSSLRCAVATTESAQSASPSRSGSSEENPAEEEEEEKIALPTNDSSERLLRIRHTCAHVMAMAVQKLFPDAKVTIGPWIENGFYYDFDMEPLADKDLKKIKKEMDRIISKNLPLVREEVSRDEARRRIMTMNEPYKMEILESIKEEPITIYHIGNEWWDLCAGPHVESTGNINRKALELESVAGAYWRGDEKRPMLQRIYGTAWENEKQLKAYLHFKEEAKRRDHRRIGQDLDLFSIQEEAGGGLVFWHPKGAIIRHIIEDSWKKIHMEHGYDLLYTPHVARADLWKISGHLDFYKENMFDQMDIEDDLYQLRPMNCPYHILVYKRKLHSYRDFPIRVAELGTVYRYELSGSLHGLFRVRGFTQDDAHIFCLEDQIKDEIRGVLDLTEKILLQFGFDKYEVNLSTRPEKAVGEDYIWEKATSALRDALDDKGWSYQIDEGGGAFYGPKIDLKIEDALGRKWQCSTIQVDFNLPQRFDITYVDSDSEKKRPIMIHRAVLGSLERFFGVLIEHYAGDFPLWLSPIQARVLPVTDTQLEYCNKVATKLKASGIRAEVCQGERLPKLIRNSEKQKIPLMAVVGPKEVETGTVTVRSRFAGELGNMSVDDFISTIRSATENRGSF, via the exons ATGTTTGTTTTCCAGAGGATGGCGTCATCGCAAGccctcttctcctccttcctcctctCCAACCACCCCATCTCGCACACCCTCCTCGCCGCCGGCCTTTCTCCGGCGAAGCGCCTCGTCTCGCTCCAGAGGCGTCTCGACCCCCGCGAGCTCCCCGGGAAGCACGGGCTCTCCTCGCTTCGCTGTGCAGTGGCCACCACTGAGTCAGCTCAGTCAGCGAGTCCGAGCAGAAGTGGCAGCTCGGAGGAGAATCCggcggaggaggaagaagaggagaagattGCGCTGCCCACTAATGATTCGTCGGAGAGGCTCTTAAGAATTCGCCACACG TGTGCACATGTGATGGCTATGGCGGTTCAGAAGCTCTTCCCTGATGCAAAAGTAACGATTGGGCCGTGGATAGAGAATGGGTTCTATTACGATTTTGATATGGAGCCTCTGGCGGATAAGGATctcaagaaaatcaagaaggAGATG GACCGGATTATCAGCAAGAATTTACCTCTCGTAAGAGAAGAGGTCTCAAGGGATGAAGCTAGGAGAAGGATTATGACAATGAACGAACCTTACAAGATGGAGATTCTGGAAAGTATCAAGGAAGAGCCCATCACCATCTATCACATAG GGAATGAATGGTGGGATCTGTGCGCTGGACCCCATGTTGAATCCACTGGAAACATTAATCGTAAAGCTCTAGAACTCGAATCTGTTGCTGGAGCTTACTGGAGAGGAGACGAGAAGAGACCAATGCTGCAGAGGATCTATGGCACTGCTTGGGAGAATGAGAAACAATTGAAAGCATACCTTCACTTCAAAGAGGAAGCAAAACGTCGAGACCATAGACGAATCGGTCAGGATCTTGATCTATTTTCTATTCAG GAAGAAGCTGGCGGGGGACTTGTGTTTTGGCATCCCAAGGGAGCGATCATAAGGCACATAATTGAAGATTCATGGAAAAAGATACACATGGAACACGGTTATGATCTCTTATATACTCCTCATGTAGCTAGGGCAGATCTTTGGAAGATTAGTGGCCACTTGGACTTCTACAAAGAGAACATGTTTGATCAGATGGACATTGAGGATGATCTCTATCAGCTTCGGCCTATGAACTGTCCGTACCATATTCTGGTTTACAAGAGGAAGCTTCACTCTTATCGGGATTTTCCTATCAGGGTCGCGGAGTTAGGGACAGTTTATAGATACGAATTGTCTGGAAGCTTACATGGCCTCTTTCGTGTTCGAGGTTTCACCCAG GATGATGCACACATTTTTTGTCTAGAAGATCAGATCAAAGATGAGATCAGGGGAGTCCTTGATCTTACAGAGAAAATTCTACTACAATTCGGGTTCGACAAATACGAAGTCAATCTCTCCACTAGACCGGAGAAGGCTGTTGGAGAAGATTATATATGGGAAAAGGCCACTTCTGCTCTCAGAGATGCTTTAGATGATAAAGGTTGGAGCTATCAGATCGATGAAGGAGGTGGTGCATTTTATGGTCCAAAGATTGACCTGAAAATCGAGGATGCTCTTGGAAGGAAATGGCAATGCTCGACGATTCAG GTTGATTTTAACCTTCCCCAACGGTTTGATATCACGTATGTCGACTCTGATTCAGAAAAGAAACGTCCAATCATGATTCACAGGGCTGTTCTGGGATCACTAGAGCGGTTCTTTGGGGTCCTTATAGAACATTACGCGGGAGACTTCCCCTTATGGCTCTCTCCAATTCAGGCCCGAGTTTTACCGGTTACAGACACTCAG CTCGAGTACTGCAACAAGGTAGCCACGAAACTCAAAGCGAGTGGGATTCGAGCTGAAGTCTGTCAAGGGGAGAGGTTGCCAAAGCTTATCAGAAACTCAGAGAAGCAGAAGATCCCGTTGATGGCTGTTGTGGGTCCCAAGGAAGTGGAGACGGGGACTGTGACAGTTAGGTCTAGGTTTGCTGGGGAGCTCGGGAACATGTCTGTTGATGATTTTATCAGCACAATCAGATCTGCCACAGAGAACAGAGGATCATTCTGA
- the LOC116206163 gene encoding cytochrome b561 and DOMON domain-containing protein At5g47530-like, translating into MNMNMNMNSSKDMMMRPFRVLFFSIALLSAFFVPTALSQACRGYTFSNSVAYETCTDLPVLSSSLHWTYDQSTSLATIAFRRSGASSSQWISWGINRQGAVMLGTQALMAHQNSSTGSIVAYTTPIDSMSPSLAPGSLSFGVPTISATLDGDVMTIFATLQLTSDMVTVNQVWQYGEMNGASPGVHPTSGANLQSVGTVNLLSGAATGGSNSRQRRRNVHGVLNAVSWGTLMPLGALIARYLKVFKSADPAWFYLHITCQTSAYIVGVAGWATGMKLRSDSSGSNDVHGNIGITLFAMGTLQVFALLLRPKPDHKYRLYWNIYHHAIGYAVISLSIVNVFEGLDILDPAGKWRTAYIIVIALIGGCAVLLEGITWAIVLKRRRTESHDQKFSHGFNGTNAYGNGGAHDGV; encoded by the exons ATGAACATGAACATGAACATGAACAGCAGCAAGGACATGATGATGAGGCCGTTCCGCGTTCTCTTCTTCTCGATTGCGCTGCTCTCGGCTTTCTTCGTCCCGACCGCGCTCTCCCAGGCATGCCGAGGCTACACGTTCTCGAACAGCGTGGCTTATGAGACGTGTACGGACCTGCCGGTCCTCAGCAGCTCCCTCCACTGGACCTACGACCAATCCACGAGCCTCGCCACCATCGCGTTCCGCCGCTCCGGGGCGTCCTCGTCGCAGTGGATCTCGTGGGGCATCAACCGGCAGGGTGCCGTCATGTTGGGGACCCAGGCACTGATGGCGCACCAGAACTCCAGCACCGGTTCGATCGTAGCCTACACCACCCCGATTGACAGCATGTCACCCAGCCTGGCCCCGGGCAGCCTCAGCTTTGGGGTACCGACCATCAGCGCCACGCTCGATGGGGACGTGATGACGATCTTCGCGACGCTGCAGCTGACGAGCGATATGGTGACGGTGAACCAGGTGTGGCAGTATGGAGAGATGAACGGGGCATCCCCAGGCGTCCATCCAACTAGCGGGGCCAACCTCCAGTCGGTGGGGACCGTGAATCTCCTCTCCGGGGCCGCCACCGGAGGGAGCAACTCCCggcagaggaggaggaat GTTCATGGTGTGTTGAATGCAGTGAGTTGGGGGACTCTCATGCCTCTAGGAGCCCTGATTGCTAGGTACTTGAAGGTGTTCAAGTCGGCCGATCCGGCCTGGTTCTATCTCCACATTACTTGCCAGACCTCAGCCTACATAGTCGGAGTCGCCGGGTGGGCCACCGGCATGAAGCTCAGGAGCGACTCCTCTGGGAGCAACGATGTCCACGGCAACATCGGGATCACCCTCTTTGCCATGGGCACTCTCCAG GTGTTTGCGCTCCTGTTGAGGCCTAAGCCAGACCACAAGTATAGGTTGTACTGGAACATCTATCACCACGCGATCGGGTACGCAGTTATCTCCCTCAGCATAGTCAACGTGTTCGAGGGGCTCGACATACTCGACCCTGCCGGCAAGTGGAGGACCGCGTACATCATAGTCATCGCACTCATCGGCGGCTGCGCCGTCCTGTTGGAAGGCATCACGTGGGCCATTGTCCTCAAGAGGAGAAGAACCGAGTCTCATGATCAGAAGTTCTCCCACGGCTTCAATGGGACCAATGCTTATGGCAATGGGGGAGCCCACGATGGAGTATGA